In a single window of the Saccharothrix australiensis genome:
- a CDS encoding DUF3052 domain-containing protein, with product MVAAEDAGKIGVADRLGIEPGSVVQEIGWDEDVDDDLRAAIEERIGSDLLDEDVDEVVEVVLLWWREDDGDLVDALINATTSLADDGVIWVLTPKTGRTGHVEPSDIAESVSTAGLAQTSNVSVSADWMATRLVAPKSAKSKR from the coding sequence GGCTCGGGATCGAACCGGGCAGCGTGGTCCAGGAGATCGGCTGGGACGAGGACGTCGACGACGACCTCCGTGCCGCGATCGAAGAGCGCATCGGCAGCGATCTGCTCGACGAGGACGTCGACGAGGTCGTGGAAGTGGTCCTGCTGTGGTGGCGCGAGGATGACGGCGACCTGGTCGACGCACTGATCAACGCCACCACCTCGCTGGCCGACGACGGCGTGATCTGGGTGCTGACGCCGAAGACCGGTCGGACCGGCCACGTCGAGCCGAGCGACATCGCCGAATCGGTGTCCACCGCGGGGCTCGCCCAGACCTCCAACGTCAGCGTGAGCGCCGACTGGATGGCGACGAGGCTGGTGGCGCCGAAGTCGGCCAAGTCCAAGCGCTGA
- a CDS encoding peroxiredoxin, with amino-acid sequence MAVEVGSEAPDFTLNDYNKQPVALSSFRGKRNVLLVFYPFAFSGICTGELCQVRDELAAYEDENVQVIGVSVDTPFSLKAWAEQEGYRFPLLSDFWPHGEVASRYGVFNEAAGLANRGTFLVDLSGVVRYAEVNGPGEPRDQEAWKKAVAALKS; translated from the coding sequence ATGGCGGTCGAGGTCGGTTCGGAGGCTCCGGACTTCACGCTGAACGACTACAACAAGCAGCCGGTGGCGTTGTCGTCCTTCCGGGGCAAGCGCAACGTGCTGCTGGTCTTCTACCCGTTCGCGTTCAGCGGCATCTGCACCGGCGAGCTGTGCCAGGTGCGCGACGAGCTCGCGGCGTACGAGGACGAGAACGTGCAGGTGATCGGTGTGTCGGTGGACACGCCGTTCAGCCTGAAGGCGTGGGCCGAGCAGGAGGGCTACCGCTTCCCGCTGCTGTCGGACTTCTGGCCGCACGGCGAGGTGGCGTCCCGGTACGGCGTGTTCAACGAGGCGGCGGGCCTCGCCAACCGCGGCACGTTCCTGGTGGACCTCTCGGGTGTCGTCCGGTACGCCGAGGTCAACGGGCCGGGCGAGCCGCGCGACCAGGAGGCGTGGAAGAAGGCCGTGGCCGCCCTGAAGTCCTGA
- a CDS encoding XRE family transcriptional regulator, with translation MLAGPGWLVERPVELDLVELEWAGDSPCYAFPAQVDVTGLLPLSDQGVRYRDYSRAVRDLVRPRLLENRLSYRLTGVAAGRGGGLRLRFGRTTFFEGFNLRQLLAHEFKRAWLVSGRATPRIADLPLRQAVGDPFDPERLLMSPGITTLTIRRGGIGEGASFVLHERDGGKVADGGGLCHPMPAGEFQPSSSAPEDVERDFSLWRNIMREYSEEFLGNPEHDGGGPRSIDYAHDEPFARFEAARGRGSFRVWHCGLVIEPLELNVQQLTVAVIDAPEYDELFEGVVAVNDEGWIVGQGDARHIPFTPDAIDRLEPRLSAGGLILLRLAWRHRRVILGG, from the coding sequence GTGCTGGCTGGGCCCGGCTGGCTGGTCGAGCGGCCGGTCGAGTTGGACCTTGTCGAGCTGGAGTGGGCGGGCGACTCCCCGTGCTACGCGTTTCCCGCACAGGTCGACGTGACCGGTCTGCTGCCGTTGAGCGACCAGGGTGTGCGGTACCGGGACTACAGCCGTGCCGTCCGCGACCTCGTCCGGCCGAGGTTGCTGGAGAACCGGCTGAGCTATCGCCTCACCGGCGTGGCCGCCGGTCGTGGCGGTGGGTTGCGCCTGCGCTTCGGCCGGACGACCTTCTTCGAGGGCTTCAACCTGAGACAACTGCTGGCCCACGAGTTCAAACGGGCCTGGCTGGTCTCCGGCCGGGCCACCCCGCGAATAGCGGACCTGCCCCTGCGGCAGGCCGTCGGGGACCCGTTCGACCCGGAGCGCCTGCTGATGTCGCCCGGCATCACCACGCTGACCATCCGGCGTGGCGGCATCGGCGAGGGCGCGAGCTTCGTCCTGCACGAGCGGGACGGCGGCAAGGTGGCGGATGGTGGGGGCTTGTGCCACCCGATGCCCGCCGGGGAGTTCCAGCCGTCCTCGAGCGCGCCCGAGGACGTCGAGCGTGACTTCTCGCTGTGGCGGAACATCATGCGCGAGTACTCCGAGGAGTTCCTCGGCAACCCCGAGCACGACGGCGGCGGTCCCCGGTCCATCGACTACGCGCACGACGAGCCGTTCGCGCGGTTCGAAGCGGCGCGCGGGCGCGGGAGCTTCCGCGTGTGGCATTGCGGCCTGGTGATCGAACCCCTCGAACTCAACGTCCAGCAGTTGACGGTGGCCGTCATCGACGCGCCCGAGTACGACGAGCTGTTCGAGGGCGTGGTCGCGGTCAACGACGAGGGGTGGATCGTCGGGCAGGGTGACGCCAGGCACATCCCCTTCACCCCGGACGCCATCGACCGCCTCGAACCGCGCCTGTCGGCCGGTGGGCTCATCCTGCTCCGGTTGGCGTGGCGGCACCGACGGGTGATCCTCGGAGGCTGA
- the lipA gene encoding lipoyl synthase: protein MTVVPEGRKLLRLEVRNSQTPIEKKPSWIKTKAKMGPEYRELKGLVKREGLHTVCEEAGCPNIYECWEDREATFLIGGEQCTRRCDFCQIDTGKPADLDRDEPRRVAESVQAMGLRYSTVTGVARDDLADGGAWLYAETVRQIHALNPGTGVELLIPDFNAVPEQLAEVFDSRPEVLAHNLETVPRIFKRIRPAFRYERSLEVITRAREAGLVTKSNLILGMGETPDEVTEALSDLHDAGCEIITITQYLRPSPRHHPVERWVKPEEFVTHKETAERIGFSGVMAGPLVRSSYRAGRLYAQAVQQRGDVLPDNLRHLLEAGGAAQEITSLLSR, encoded by the coding sequence GTGACCGTCGTACCTGAGGGTCGGAAGCTGCTGCGACTGGAAGTCCGCAACAGTCAAACGCCCATCGAGAAGAAGCCCTCGTGGATCAAGACCAAGGCGAAGATGGGCCCCGAGTACCGTGAACTCAAGGGCCTGGTCAAGCGCGAGGGTCTGCACACGGTGTGCGAAGAGGCCGGCTGTCCCAACATCTACGAGTGCTGGGAGGACCGGGAGGCCACCTTCCTGATCGGTGGCGAGCAGTGCACCCGGCGCTGCGACTTCTGCCAGATCGACACCGGCAAGCCGGCCGACCTCGACCGCGACGAACCGCGCCGGGTCGCCGAGTCCGTCCAGGCGATGGGCCTGCGCTACTCGACGGTGACCGGCGTGGCGCGGGACGACCTGGCCGACGGCGGCGCGTGGCTGTACGCGGAGACCGTCCGCCAGATCCACGCCCTCAACCCCGGCACGGGCGTCGAGCTGCTGATCCCGGACTTCAACGCGGTGCCCGAGCAGCTGGCGGAGGTCTTCGACTCCCGCCCCGAGGTGCTCGCGCACAACCTGGAGACGGTGCCGAGGATCTTCAAGCGCATCCGCCCGGCGTTCCGCTACGAGCGGTCGCTGGAGGTCATCACCAGGGCCAGGGAAGCCGGCCTGGTCACCAAGTCGAACCTCATCCTGGGCATGGGCGAGACGCCGGACGAGGTCACCGAGGCGCTGAGCGACCTGCACGACGCGGGCTGCGAGATCATCACCATCACGCAGTACCTGCGCCCGTCGCCGCGCCACCACCCGGTGGAGCGCTGGGTGAAGCCCGAGGAGTTCGTGACCCACAAGGAGACCGCCGAGCGGATCGGCTTCTCCGGCGTCATGGCGGGCCCGCTGGTCCGCTCCTCGTACCGGGCGGGCCGGCTCTACGCGCAGGCCGTGCAGCAGCGCGGGGACGTGCTGCCGGACAACCTCCGCCACCTGCTGGAGGCGGGCGGCGCGGCCCAGGAGATCACGTCGCTCCTGTCCCGCTAG
- a CDS encoding LLM class F420-dependent oxidoreductase, protein MELRIFTEPQQGASYDDLLRVARAAEDAGYGAFFRSDHYLKMGPGDGLPGPTDAWITLAGLARETKTIRLGTLVTAATFRHPGPLAIAVAQVDRMSGGRVEFGLGSGWFEEEHTAYGLRFPPLGERFGVLEEQLEIITGLWATPVGERYSFKGEHYALVDSPALPKPAQSPVPVVVGGTGAKRTPALAARHATEFNQPFVPVDVAARQFERVDAACREIGRDPATMTRSAALVACVGRDDAEVARRAAAIGREVAELKENGLAGTPAEVVERLARWRAETGVSRVYLQVLDLADLDHLELVAAEVVPQLRG, encoded by the coding sequence CTGGAACTTCGCATCTTCACCGAGCCCCAGCAGGGGGCCTCCTACGACGACCTGCTGCGCGTCGCACGCGCTGCCGAGGACGCGGGCTACGGCGCGTTCTTCCGTTCCGACCACTACCTGAAGATGGGGCCGGGCGACGGGTTGCCCGGACCCACCGACGCGTGGATCACGCTCGCCGGCCTCGCCCGCGAGACGAAGACGATCCGGCTCGGCACGCTGGTGACCGCCGCCACGTTCCGCCACCCCGGACCGCTCGCGATCGCCGTCGCGCAGGTGGACCGGATGTCCGGCGGCCGGGTCGAGTTCGGCCTCGGCTCGGGCTGGTTCGAGGAGGAGCACACCGCATACGGCCTGCGGTTCCCGCCGCTGGGCGAGCGGTTCGGGGTGCTGGAGGAGCAGCTCGAGATCATCACCGGGCTGTGGGCCACGCCGGTCGGCGAGCGGTACTCGTTCAAGGGCGAGCACTACGCGCTGGTCGACTCGCCCGCGCTGCCCAAGCCCGCGCAGTCGCCGGTGCCGGTCGTCGTCGGCGGCACGGGCGCGAAGCGCACGCCCGCGCTGGCCGCCCGGCACGCCACCGAGTTCAACCAGCCGTTCGTGCCCGTCGACGTCGCCGCGCGGCAGTTCGAGCGGGTGGACGCGGCGTGCCGCGAGATCGGCCGCGACCCGGCCACGATGACCCGCTCGGCGGCGCTGGTCGCCTGCGTGGGCCGCGACGACGCCGAGGTGGCCCGGCGTGCGGCGGCCATCGGGCGCGAGGTGGCCGAGCTGAAGGAGAACGGCCTCGCGGGCACGCCCGCCGAGGTCGTCGAGCGGCTCGCGCGGTGGCGGGCCGAGACCGGTGTCAGCCGGGTGTACCTCCAGGTGCTCGACCTGGCCGACCTCGACCACCTGGAACTGGTGGCGGCCGAGGTCGTGCCCCAACTGCGCGGCTGA
- the lipB gene encoding lipoyl(octanoyl) transferase LipB, whose protein sequence is MSSLDLSCRTSTDPIDVRELGTIDYLAAWELQRELAEARAEGRLGDTLLLLEHPPVYTCGRRTEADERPAGGDVPVIDVDRGGKITWHGPGQLVGYPIIGLSEPLDVVDYVRRLEQALIHVCDQLGVRTGRVEGRSGVWVPADDRGVERKVAAIGIRVQRGVTMHGFEINCDADLSAFDAIIPCGIRDAGVASLSRELGREVTVAEVRPLARRAVIDALNGDLPLTDRTLVRAQPAAAGVSFAVRTG, encoded by the coding sequence GTGAGCAGCCTTGACCTCTCCTGCCGCACCTCGACGGACCCGATCGACGTGCGCGAGCTGGGCACCATCGACTACCTGGCCGCGTGGGAACTGCAACGCGAGCTGGCCGAGGCCCGCGCGGAGGGCCGCCTCGGCGACACCCTGCTGCTGCTGGAGCACCCGCCGGTGTACACGTGCGGCCGGCGCACCGAGGCCGACGAGCGCCCCGCGGGCGGCGACGTCCCGGTCATCGACGTGGACCGCGGCGGCAAGATCACCTGGCACGGTCCGGGGCAGCTGGTCGGCTACCCGATCATCGGGCTGAGCGAGCCGCTGGACGTCGTGGACTACGTGCGCCGCCTGGAGCAGGCCCTGATCCACGTGTGCGACCAGCTCGGCGTGCGCACGGGCCGCGTGGAGGGCCGCAGCGGCGTGTGGGTGCCCGCCGACGACCGGGGCGTCGAGCGCAAGGTCGCCGCGATCGGGATCCGGGTGCAGCGCGGCGTGACGATGCACGGCTTCGAGATCAACTGCGACGCGGACCTGTCCGCGTTCGACGCGATCATCCCGTGCGGCATCCGGGACGCGGGCGTGGCGTCGCTGTCGCGGGAACTGGGCCGCGAGGTGACGGTGGCGGAGGTGCGCCCGCTGGCGCGCCGGGCCGTGATCGACGCCCTGAACGGCGACCTCCCGCTGACCGACCGCACGCTCGTCCGCGCGCAGCCCGCGGCGGCGGGCGTGAGCTTCGCGGTGCGGACCGGCTGA
- a CDS encoding phosphatase PAP2 family protein gives MSRWFPAAVGAVLTLASVVLGFSVHRDVPAFDAALRDAAGSCGPDLVSAAAVVSFLLSPGLATIAVVSLVLRALLAGEVLVFKAAVLLGVAWSTILARFAYRRVRPVEYDLPSYPSGHVTAVTAVAFTGVVLCAHLAPRLLRVAVGVAVVAVVLTAASRVVLEMHWFTDTVGAVLATTGVGLLAALALRLLPVGVGSKGEQP, from the coding sequence ATGAGCCGGTGGTTCCCGGCCGCGGTCGGCGCGGTGCTCACGCTGGCGTCGGTGGTGCTGGGGTTCTCGGTCCACCGGGACGTGCCCGCGTTCGACGCCGCGCTGCGGGACGCCGCCGGGTCGTGCGGCCCGGACCTGGTCTCGGCCGCGGCCGTGGTCAGCTTCCTGCTCAGCCCCGGCCTGGCCACGATCGCCGTGGTCTCGCTCGTCCTGCGGGCCCTGCTGGCCGGGGAGGTGCTGGTGTTCAAGGCGGCGGTCCTGCTGGGCGTCGCCTGGTCGACGATCCTCGCCCGCTTCGCCTACCGCCGGGTGCGACCGGTGGAGTACGACCTGCCCTCGTACCCGAGCGGGCACGTCACCGCAGTCACCGCCGTGGCCTTCACCGGTGTCGTGCTGTGCGCGCACCTCGCGCCCCGGCTGCTGCGCGTGGCCGTCGGGGTGGCGGTGGTCGCCGTCGTGCTGACCGCCGCCAGCCGGGTCGTGCTGGAGATGCACTGGTTCACCGACACGGTGGGCGCGGTGCTGGCCACCACCGGCGTCGGGCTGCTCGCGGCCCTGGCCCTCCGGTTGCTGCCCGTGGGCGTAGGGTCGAAGGGTGAGCAGCCTTGA
- a CDS encoding TIGR01777 family oxidoreductase yields MRVVVAGSSGFIGTSLVAALRAADHEVVRLVRRRPAAPDEREWEPPAGRIAPDALAGADAVVNLCGAGVADKRWDDARKQVLLDSRTVPTEVLAAAVAEHGVPTLVNAGAVGYYGDTGDEVVDESTPSGTGFLADLCRQWEAATRPAAGARVVRLRIGLVISPSGGLFGKLKPLFQCFLGGRLGSGRQYLPWISLDDVIAGMVHVLEHESIDGPVNLTAPSPVTNAEFTRTVGHALHRPTPWVVPAFALRAVLGEIAEEGVLAGQRAVPKVLERNGFQFLHPALGAAVAAAVRG; encoded by the coding sequence ATGCGGGTAGTGGTGGCGGGTTCGTCCGGTTTCATCGGCACCAGCCTGGTGGCCGCGTTGCGCGCCGCGGACCACGAGGTGGTCCGCCTGGTCCGCCGCCGCCCCGCCGCGCCCGACGAGCGGGAGTGGGAACCGCCCGCCGGGCGGATCGCGCCCGACGCCCTGGCCGGCGCGGACGCCGTGGTCAACCTGTGCGGCGCGGGCGTGGCCGACAAGCGGTGGGACGACGCCCGCAAGCAGGTGTTGCTGGACAGCCGCACGGTGCCCACCGAGGTGCTCGCCGCGGCCGTCGCCGAGCACGGCGTCCCGACGCTGGTGAACGCCGGCGCGGTCGGCTACTACGGCGACACCGGCGACGAGGTGGTGGACGAGTCCACGCCGTCCGGCACGGGCTTCCTCGCCGACCTGTGCCGCCAGTGGGAGGCGGCCACCCGGCCGGCGGCGGGCGCACGCGTCGTCCGGTTGCGCATCGGCCTGGTGATCAGCCCGTCCGGTGGCCTGTTCGGCAAGCTCAAGCCCCTGTTCCAGTGCTTCCTGGGCGGTCGGCTCGGCAGTGGCCGCCAGTACCTGCCGTGGATCTCGCTGGACGACGTGATCGCCGGGATGGTGCACGTCCTGGAGCACGAGTCGATCGACGGCCCGGTCAACCTGACCGCGCCGAGCCCGGTGACCAACGCCGAGTTCACCCGCACCGTGGGCCACGCGCTGCACCGCCCGACGCCGTGGGTGGTGCCCGCGTTCGCCCTGCGGGCGGTGCTCGGCGAGATCGCGGAGGAGGGCGTCCTGGCGGGTCAGCGGGCCGTGCCGAAGGTGCTGGAGCGCAACGGCTTCCAGTTCCTGCACCCCGCCCTGGGCGCCGCGGTGGCGGCGGCCGTGCGCGGATGA
- the sucB gene encoding 2-oxoglutarate dehydrogenase, E2 component, dihydrolipoamide succinyltransferase produces MAFSVQMPALGESVTEGTVTRWLKQEGDRVEVDEPLLEVSTDKVDTEIPSPAAGVLQKIVAQEDETVEVGAELAVIGDGAAGGDDSTSGGGTAPAEEAQPEPQSAPDPQPEPQAAPKAEASAPSGGSADGTPVTMPALGESVTEGTVTRWLKQVGDSVEVDEPLLEVSTDKVDTEIPSPVAGTLLEISAGEDETVEVGGQLAVIGSGSPAPSAPAPAPEAPKPAQEAPEPAREAPKPEPKPAAEAPKPEPQPAAPASTPQHAAPSSGEDTNGAPYVTPLVRKLASENGIDLASVKGTGVGGRIRKQDVLAAVEAAKAPAPAAPAPSAPAAPAPAQRVASAPAADTSGKRGTVQKLPRLRQIVAQRTRESLQVSAQLTQVFEVDVTKIARLRNKAKAAFEQREGVKLTFLPFFAKAAVEALKQHPVLNASIDEEKKEIVYHGAEHLGIAIDTERGLLNAVIANAGDLNLAGLSHKIGDLASRARANKLTPDELTGGTFSLTNLGSNGALFDTPIIQQPQVGILGVGVVKKRAVVITDENGDDTIAIRSMAYLALTYDHRLVDGADAGRFLTTVKNRLEEGAFEADLGL; encoded by the coding sequence ATGGCCTTCTCCGTCCAAATGCCCGCACTCGGCGAGAGCGTCACCGAGGGCACGGTCACCCGCTGGTTGAAGCAGGAGGGTGACCGCGTCGAGGTCGACGAGCCGTTGCTGGAGGTCTCGACCGACAAGGTCGACACCGAGATCCCCTCACCGGCGGCGGGCGTCCTCCAGAAGATCGTCGCCCAGGAGGACGAGACCGTCGAGGTCGGCGCCGAGCTCGCCGTCATCGGCGACGGCGCCGCGGGCGGCGACGACTCGACCTCCGGCGGCGGGACCGCCCCGGCCGAGGAAGCGCAGCCGGAGCCCCAGTCCGCGCCCGACCCGCAGCCCGAGCCGCAGGCGGCCCCGAAGGCCGAGGCGTCCGCGCCGTCCGGCGGTTCCGCCGACGGCACGCCGGTGACCATGCCCGCGCTCGGCGAGAGCGTCACCGAGGGCACCGTGACCCGCTGGCTCAAGCAGGTCGGCGACTCGGTCGAGGTCGACGAGCCCCTGCTGGAGGTCTCGACCGACAAGGTCGACACCGAGATCCCGTCCCCGGTGGCGGGCACCCTGCTGGAGATCAGCGCGGGCGAGGACGAGACCGTCGAGGTCGGCGGGCAGCTCGCCGTCATCGGCTCCGGCTCGCCCGCCCCGTCCGCGCCGGCCCCCGCGCCGGAAGCGCCCAAGCCGGCCCAGGAGGCTCCCGAGCCCGCGCGGGAAGCGCCGAAGCCCGAGCCGAAGCCCGCTGCGGAGGCCCCGAAGCCCGAGCCCCAGCCGGCCGCACCGGCGTCGACGCCGCAGCACGCCGCGCCCTCGTCCGGCGAGGACACCAACGGCGCGCCGTACGTGACGCCGCTGGTCCGCAAGCTGGCCTCGGAGAACGGCATCGACCTGGCCTCGGTCAAGGGCACCGGCGTCGGCGGTCGCATCCGCAAGCAGGACGTGCTGGCCGCCGTCGAGGCCGCCAAGGCGCCGGCACCGGCCGCGCCCGCGCCGTCCGCCCCCGCCGCGCCCGCGCCGGCCCAGCGGGTCGCGAGCGCGCCCGCCGCCGACACCAGCGGCAAGCGCGGGACGGTGCAGAAGCTGCCGCGCCTGCGCCAGATCGTCGCGCAGCGCACCCGCGAGTCGCTCCAGGTCTCGGCGCAGCTCACGCAGGTGTTCGAGGTGGACGTCACCAAGATCGCCCGGCTGCGCAACAAGGCCAAGGCGGCGTTCGAGCAGCGCGAGGGCGTCAAGCTCACGTTCCTGCCGTTCTTCGCCAAGGCGGCCGTCGAGGCGCTCAAGCAGCACCCGGTGCTCAACGCGTCCATCGACGAGGAGAAGAAGGAGATCGTCTACCACGGCGCCGAGCACCTGGGCATCGCGATCGACACCGAGCGCGGCCTGCTCAACGCCGTGATCGCCAACGCGGGCGACCTCAACCTGGCCGGCCTGTCGCACAAGATCGGCGACCTCGCGTCGCGGGCCCGCGCGAACAAGCTGACCCCGGACGAGCTGACCGGCGGCACGTTCTCGCTGACCAACCTGGGCAGCAACGGCGCGCTGTTCGACACCCCGATCATCCAGCAGCCGCAGGTCGGCATCCTGGGCGTCGGCGTGGTCAAGAAGCGCGCCGTGGTGATCACCGACGAGAACGGCGACGACACCATCGCGATCCGGTCGATGGCCTACCTGGCCCTGACCTACGACCACCGCCTGGTGGACGGCGCGGACGCGGGCCGATTCCTCACCACCGTGAAGAACCGCCTCGAAGAGGGTGCGTTCGAGGCCGACCTGGGCCTGTAG
- the lpdA gene encoding dihydrolipoyl dehydrogenase gives MTDTSADLVILGGGSGGYACAFRAAELGLSVVLVEKDKLGGTCLHRGCIPTKALLHAAEVADNAREGDQFGVKSSLEGIDIAGVNSYKDGVVGRLYKGLQGLVKANKVTLVEGAGTLVAPNTVEVDGKRYTGKNVVLATGSYARSLPGLEIGGRIITSDQALNLDFIPEKVVVLGGGVIGVEFASVWSSFGAEVTIVEALPRLVPAEDEYASKQLERAFRRRGIKFKTGVKFTGATQTDAGVSVTLESGDVLDADLLLVAVGRGPNTAGHGYEEVGVAIERGFVVTDERLRTSVPNVYAVGDIVPGLQLAHRGFQQGIFVAEEIAGQHPKVIDEAGIPRVTYCKPEVASVGLSEAAAKEKYGSVETFVYDLAGNGKSQILKTAGGVKLVKAPDGPVVGVTLVGERVGELIGEAQLIYSWEAYPEDVAPLIHAHPTQTEALGEAFLALAGKPLHVHG, from the coding sequence GTGACCGACACCTCCGCCGACCTTGTGATCCTCGGTGGCGGCTCGGGCGGCTACGCCTGCGCGTTCCGCGCGGCGGAGCTCGGCCTGTCCGTCGTCCTGGTCGAGAAGGACAAGCTGGGGGGCACGTGCCTGCACCGCGGCTGCATCCCCACCAAGGCGCTGCTGCACGCGGCGGAGGTCGCGGACAACGCCCGCGAGGGTGACCAGTTCGGTGTGAAGTCCTCGCTGGAGGGCATCGACATCGCGGGCGTCAACTCGTACAAGGACGGCGTGGTCGGCCGGCTCTACAAGGGTCTCCAGGGCCTGGTGAAGGCCAACAAGGTCACCCTCGTGGAGGGCGCGGGCACGCTGGTCGCCCCGAACACCGTCGAGGTGGACGGCAAGCGCTACACCGGCAAGAACGTCGTGCTGGCCACCGGCTCCTACGCGCGCAGCCTGCCCGGCCTGGAGATCGGCGGCCGGATCATCACCAGCGACCAGGCGCTGAACCTGGACTTCATCCCGGAGAAGGTCGTCGTGCTCGGCGGCGGCGTGATCGGCGTCGAGTTCGCCAGCGTCTGGTCCTCCTTCGGCGCCGAGGTCACCATCGTGGAGGCGCTGCCCCGCCTCGTGCCCGCCGAGGACGAGTACGCGTCCAAGCAGCTGGAGCGCGCCTTCCGCCGCCGGGGCATCAAGTTCAAGACCGGCGTGAAGTTCACCGGCGCGACGCAGACCGACGCGGGCGTCTCCGTGACGCTGGAGTCCGGCGACGTGCTGGACGCGGACCTCCTGCTGGTGGCCGTCGGCCGCGGGCCCAACACCGCGGGCCACGGCTACGAGGAGGTGGGCGTCGCGATCGAGCGCGGCTTCGTCGTCACCGACGAGCGCCTGCGCACCAGCGTCCCGAACGTCTACGCCGTCGGCGACATCGTGCCCGGCCTCCAGCTCGCGCACCGCGGCTTCCAGCAGGGCATCTTCGTCGCGGAGGAGATCGCCGGGCAGCACCCGAAGGTCATCGACGAGGCGGGCATCCCGCGCGTCACCTACTGCAAGCCCGAGGTCGCGTCGGTCGGCCTCTCCGAGGCCGCGGCCAAGGAGAAGTACGGCTCGGTGGAGACGTTCGTCTACGACCTCGCGGGCAACGGCAAGTCCCAGATCCTGAAGACCGCCGGCGGTGTGAAGCTGGTCAAGGCGCCGGACGGCCCGGTGGTCGGTGTCACCCTGGTCGGCGAGCGGGTCGGCGAGCTGATCGGGGAGGCGCAGCTGATCTACAGCTGGGAGGCTTACCCCGAGGACGTGGCTCCGCTGATCCACGCCCACCCGACCCAGACAGAAGCCCTCGGTGAGGCATTCCTCGCCTTGGCCGGCAAGCCGCTGCACGTGCACGGCTGA
- a CDS encoding oxidoreductase, producing the protein MGLFDRFRRKQRPGVLRTATSTDTGHLEQWAAARRGVEAYVEPKTTVTDTTVVLVAHDGEWTRRRIDGTEGAKKLAKKLGIPIYDAGIVGYPKRMREYTRRKNQNG; encoded by the coding sequence GTGGGCCTGTTCGACCGTTTCCGCAGGAAGCAGCGGCCCGGCGTGCTCCGAACGGCCACGTCCACCGACACCGGGCACCTGGAGCAGTGGGCGGCGGCGCGGCGCGGCGTCGAGGCGTACGTCGAGCCCAAGACGACCGTGACGGACACCACGGTCGTGCTCGTGGCACACGACGGCGAGTGGACTCGCAGACGCATAGACGGCACCGAGGGCGCGAAGAAGCTGGCGAAGAAGCTGGGCATCCCCATCTACGACGCGGGCATAGTCGGCTACCCGAAAAGAATGCGCGAGTACACCCGCCGCAAGAACCAGAACGGCTGA